The Zingiber officinale cultivar Zhangliang chromosome 2A, Zo_v1.1, whole genome shotgun sequence genomic sequence CTTCTTCTTGCACCCAATCTTGATGCTGGTAGTTAAAGTCCAGAATCGAAGGTGGCAAATAGACAGAGTGTACATTGATCGGTGCATATTTGAAGCAAGCAACCATTTCCCCATATCTGGTCATGTAGGGACAAACATCAATGATGAACAAGAACAGTACAAATTATCTTTTCAAgtgttaaaagaaaataaaggtaaaagaaaagtACCCGTAAAATCGTAGACAATCCCTGTGTAGTGAATGACCACAGCTAGCTACTCTACTTGCAGCGGCATGATTTGAAAAGCTAAGCTCCAAAAATTTACCAAAAGACAAACCCCAAGCAGCATCAGACATTACAACTCTTGGACTGGCAGGAGGTAGTCCATTAGCTCGTGGGCAACGTAGGCACCTATGCCACATCCATATCTTGCCGTCATGTGCTCCTGGTAAAACAAATTCTTCAAGCTTTTGAACTGATATTGTCAGACTACCTTGGCGATGAGTATAACAATATATATGAGCTTCTGATGGCATCTCACAGGTGCGACACTTGTAACTCTGAAGTACATGGTGTTAGAATAGAAAGCTACTTCAGATAAATCACTCTAGGAAACACACATGTAAaggaaataaaacaaaataaaaaatagaaacctGATTAAACAGGTGGTCTCGTAAGTATCTCCCAAGAGGCCTGTCAAAACTGCCATAATATTTGAAGCGGAATAGATGTGAACGTTCACAAACAGTACCTTTCCAAACACAACGTGAAGATAGAGAAACCAGAATGCTCTGATGATCTGATGGAGATGGTGGGAATTCTTCCTTTGTAATCAGGTCATCATTTCTTACATTatcttcttgtatttttatagtttttaagtCATCTCTTTGCACATCACAGTTTGTCCCCCTAGCATCCTTTAAGGTTCCTATGCTTTTGTGAAAGTTGGGTGTTTGGGATGGATGAATTAGAGTTGTTTCGTTATGAATTTCCATGCATCCAGGTTCATTACCCCTTAAAAAGCCTGTGTTATTCTGTTCTCCAGAATGACATGCAGAATGGCCAAAGAAATATCTCGGATCTGGGACTGGGTGAGACAAAGAAACAAAAGGAGTTAGGCGTTGCTCTCCCATGTTATTCAGTTGGTTGCCTCTGTCAACCAAAAGATCATGCCTACTTACAGCTGTACTGTTAGAGTTAGGGAGAGACAAATTGGTCTGAGAAATATTATATTCAGAAGAAAGTGGTAACGCTGATCCAGTTTCTGCTCCTAAATTGGAATCTGATTTACCAGAAGTTTGAACAAGATTATTAGATTGTGACTTATCAGCTGGAGAGGTTATGAAGCCAGGAACTGTGGATATAGATCGGTTTATGATTGAGGGTTTATCTGGAAGTGCAACAGTAATGGGAGATTTCAACGGAAGTTCTGGAAGAGATGCCCCCTCATCAGCAAGAAAAGATGTTTCCAATGCCAAATGATATGCTGCAAAAACTCCATATTGAAGAACATGTTTGACTTTCTTCAGCTCATCGCCACTGGCACCCTTAAGTAAAATCTGTAAAACAAAAAAAGGATACTCAGATAAATCTTTAAGGACCTTGTGTCTCAAAAACTCAAATGAGAAAACATCAGCATCAATGAAGCTATCTTCAGAAACATAAAATAACTTGAGGAAgcaacatcatattaaaaggggaAAAAAAGTAAGGGGGCAGAAATTAAAGAACCAGTAAAATCAATTGCTCTTGAGTTTGCTTTCTTCAAGAGTTGGCCCAATAAAAATGTCAACAATAATGTTTGAGTTTGCAACTATATGTACTTAATAACTAAAGTAAGAAATAAACCATGAAACTTGAGCACTTACCGTGCACCCCAAGGGTTTTGGGCATCCCCTAAAAAACATCAATGTTTTTATGGGTTTCTTCCCCTCCTGACAGGCACTGTCATGTTCTTCAATGAATTTCTCCACATGAAAGATGTCACAATGCCCTAGCTTAGGAGATGATGAAAGACGATCAAGACGATCAATTGAAGGGACAATCTCAGCACCAGTGCAGCGTGCTATACGCTCTAGAAGTGGCTTTTTGATATTCAAAACAAGTGAAATATTTTTAGCAAGAAGATAATCTTGAGCAAAACGTGAAACTGATTTCTCAACCAAAAGAACATTGGGGTGGTGAGCATCTATCTTTGCAATTGCCATCTTTAAGTGATCCATTTCCTGAATAATTTATGAAATATGAAATACTAGTTAAGCATCTACATGAAACATGTATGTCAAGAATAACGGCCCAACAAACCTGCTGCAACAGAGTATCAATACTAGAAAACAAATTAGATACTCGCTGATATTCAAGAGCTCCACCAAGGAGTAGAAAACGAGCTTTCTCAATCCTTGAAAGCATGCGTCGGTTAGCCACATTCTTCTTGCACACAACTCCTTTCACCAccatactaaaagaaaacaagggAAAAAATTATGTTAAGAATCAAGGAAACATCCAGCAATACACAGACCAAATCAAAAATCATGATAACTGATCCTATGACAACAATGTGCACCATTTATATTTCATTATCATGAGGGGCACATCCCATTATGGAGAAGGATCATTTGCAATTATTAGTGAAGTCAACTTAAAAAAACCATCATGGACTATATGTATATACTCATGGCATGAGAATTGGTGAGAATATTTTAAATAGAAACACTTTAAATATTGATGTGTAGCAGTTATTAGTAGTAACTAACTATTTATATTTTTCTACTTTTGTTAATGTAGTTGTCTACTGATGTAGATCTAGGTCTTTTAGTCGTCCATCCCCAAACCCTCATGGGATATGAATCTCATGCTTTTGGCATCAAGCTCATATTAATATGGTAGATATGGACCATAAACATATATTTCATCAAACAAGAAACAAGCAAACTCAGTAGATTAAATGAAAAAATGTTCACATATCAAAAGGTCTACTACCTACATCCTAGAATCAAGAGAACTACTCCATAACAAAGCAATTGCAAACCAAAGACACTAATAAAAGCATTCATACATATTAAAATAGAAAGTAGAGATAGAGAAatgttaaattttagttttttatgCACTCACAGACAATGTTTTGGTCACATCTTACACTATAATATCCAAATGTATTTTATTATCTTGCTAGAAATAAATTTCAAGGGCATAACATTTCAATGGATAATGTTTTAGTGAAAGATATTCCTAGAAATTCGAACCTCCATACCAAATGATCCCTAAAAGTCTAATCAGCATTTCAAAGCATTGAACATCAGCGTACCTATCACTGCGATGCCCACAAGCTAGGCACTTAATCTTGACATATAATCCAGGATCCATTCCTCCACCACTACTAGTGTCTGGTTTAAGAAGTGTTGCTGCTTCCCATGACAAGGAGGTTAGTATATCTAGCCAGTTTTTCTTGTCTTCTTCTTCAGAAataggtaaattttcaacttgaaGAAGTTGAGCCACCAAAGCCCTAAAGTGTCCTTCAACAACATTTTTCATGGCTTTCTTATGTTCCTCAATGGATCGGTCTCTATTTCTGTGTTCAAAACTTCCAAAGCTATTTAATGAACGCATATAGCGCCACTCTCCTGCagtatcatcttcttcttcatcaaatAAAACAGCTTCTttctcatcttcttcatcttcaggcTCTGGAGGAAGCCAAAGTTGTTTATTGCTCTCAAAATCCATAGGTTCTGCATCAGTAGCATCCGCACCAAATATGGAAGATGAAGTATCACATTCAACATTATTTACTGTACAATGTTCTTCTACCTTATCAGTGCTTAAATGAGTTTGGCAGTTTCTGTTGTCAGGCAACAGAACAGTGATTTCATGTGTACCAATATTTCCTTCAGCAGCTTTCTGTGATCCGCAGGTCTTCCCAGATTCGTTGAATTCAAGCGGCCCATAGAATTCATTAGAGTTAACATATGTTTGTTCTTCTGAACCCCACCGACATGTTCCATAATCATCTTCATCATCATCACTCCTGTATAACCAGAGGAAAACtacaaatttaagtttaattctcCGAAAAAACTTTGAAGATAGAGAATCTCCAATAAATAAGAACGCCATAAAATTTCAGGAAGAAGAAAATATGACATCCTGATGACAGTGATTAAAATGTAGACAAAGTtctatcaacaacaacaacaatcaagtcttATGCCATAGGTAGGGTCGGGTAGACAAAGTTCtatcattcaaaataattttatgagCAAAACTTGTCTACAACAGAAACCTAAATTTAGAATCATTTACAAATTTTAAACTAGTCaggatttttttaatataaggcATCTAATTtgcaaataaattttatataacacGCCttctaataaaaatttatatagttGTTCCTCAAAttaattatcaaattcaataattgactaataataataaatttaaatcttagCACACcttctaataattatttattaaattatttagtttgattttagattttttttttttgtttctcttttcaAACAAAATCAATGTGTTCATGAAAGTTGATTCCACATATTCTCTCGTGGATAATTCCTCAATTCAAtgcacactaattaattaataaatattttaagttgatataaataAGTGGAATCATTAAAACACCAAAGCAAGAGCTAGGTGGAAACCAGAAGTATTGGATAAATTAACATGTTTGTTTCAAAGTTCATGTATTActttatcaaaagaaacaaaagattaaaaaaaaaatactttcttTAATTTAGACTTCATATATGTACGTTAAACTATAGTTACACTTAGGTTGCTCAATACACAAGTCATCAACTCGCTATTTCAAAAAGTAAAGTTCATTCAGTTCACCAGGTTGAACAAGCAACAAGATGGCCTTTTTTTAATAACATTGCCTTGTTAAATGTAGCACAATTTTAACTCATCTATGCACCAATTTGCATAGGTTAGGTCTTGGTTAAATAAAATTTAGTTATTTATAATAGCAGAAGTAGCGTATTTCCCTTTGGCTATTTCAGAAATAATGAATTACAGCCAGTTCCTCCGAGTTCAACAAGCTTAAAAATAAAACAACGTGGCAGCCCCTTTTGGATTATGACGTGTTTGTTAAAGGTACAATTTTATCTAACTTAATTCATTTTGAGCCGAATTGAGTCGGATGAGCATATAGCCACCTGCTCTAATCTCGTGGATTAATATGCAACCATATTTAGAATCTGATAGGACCCTAAGTCCAATCACAATTGAATGATATGAGGATTTTATGGCATACAATGACATAAGCAGAAAGTTATCATATGGACATGCATGAATATCATGAGACATTATCAATTCCATTGGCAAGTGAATAGCATGCTGCTATAGAGATAGTGATATTAAAAAGATAAACACACCTGTTTAAGGAAAGTTCGAATTGGGTTGGTGAATGGTCGCCCTTGTCAACCAAGGAATCCATGCAACCCTCTCCTATCAGTAAGTCTTGTTTGTCAAAGCAATTTTCCAACTGAACAGAATGGCTGGGACTGAGAGCAGGACCAGAGGACACTTGCTGGTAAGCTCCACCTGAGTATGTGTAAGAAACTGCTGTTGACAAGCTACTGTTACCAGCACCACTGGACTTTGTGCTATCAAAACTTGCATTTGAAAGGGAAGGAGTAAGGATTGGGTTTGGTGGTTCTGCTTCATTTCTTGACGCGGTCACATCCTCCCGCTGCTTGAAGCAAAAATTGCACACACGAATAAACTCCCCTTCCTCCTGGAAACTCTCCGAGTCATACAAATTTATAGGGACAGAATTTGAGGTGCACTTAGCACAGAAAATGCGCCCACACTTCCGGCAATGGTGCCTGCGATTGAAAATTGTGAACTGTGAATCACATTCATAACATACCATACAACTATCATCAGGCATCCAAAAGGCCCTTGAAATTGAATCTGGCTCGGTCTTTGAAGTAATCCAGGATTTCGCTAACTTTAACAGATTAGGGAACCTCTTACCAAAGGGTTCCATAGACGATGGCCTTTCCTAGCCCTCTCATTCTGATTTGTTCATTTGTTGCTAGCCAAAACGATTGAAAATTTCACTAAGCAACCAATTCTGATTCAGATTTCCCCAAGAGAAACTTTAGGCCACTCAGTCAAACTCCCTACAAAAATTTATGACGACAAGTAACCCTGTCCAACTCAAGAGAAGAAGACCCGAACTCCCCCTTCAAGAAGCCTTTTTTCTATCTTATGAGGAATCAACAACAACACTCTAACTcacttcatggtgaacaaccgaTTTCTTTTCAAAACATGCACTGCGATACAAAACTCTGATACAATCATGCAAACCAATCCGATAGCACTTCCTAACTCGAAATGAAGAACTCAAACCAACACCTTAGAAACTATATCTGcaacaagaaaaaaatatataatcttGTCAATTTCCTAGGGGAAAAAATCACCCGGAGAAGGGACGAAAGCAACAAGCGGAACAACAAGGACCCCAAAATATCAAAAGCGGGACAACAAGGAccccaaaatatcaaaatcggAGACGATCCACGTCCGAAGAACTCGACGGAAACACTGCAATCCACTCGAGTTCTTCAACGGACACCAGGGAAGACGAATTGGAGTGGAAGAGATCGGCCGCCACACGTGATCCTCTCCTCGTTTCAGGAAGCTTCCGAGTGGAATCGGATCGATCTCCCAACCGAAATCACGGAAATTGAAACCAATAAGGCGCACAAAAAATCGCAGAAAAAGACGAAAAATCGCACCTTTCTCCTCCTCGACCACCTTTCTCCGCTCCGCTGCCCTTCCCTGCTTCGGGTTTCATGTGGAGTGGATGCAAAGACCGAGAGTTGAAGCCcacatcattttctctcatcctCTTTTATTGTCGCAAATACCTACCTTCCTACCCGCTCCCCAATTAGCCGAATCTTTCAGGTCCCATAGAGTTACAGGCAGACGCACTTTGCCTTCATTAACGGGTCCACGCCAAAACTTTTCGAATTAATTTTATTTCTCCCAAAGCGACTTAATTTAATTACGCTTCTATTTCAAACGCTAATACTGATTATAATAATTAAAACAGAATCTAATTATGTTTGTCGTTGCCGCCGTTCCAGTCTGatataaaagtattttcaaatttattaactACTCTTCGAAAGTTAAACCGCCACGTTTGCGATACGATTTAAAAGTTTAATAGCatctaaaatataatttaatcgtaatatttaattatttacatAAAATCAACCTGTGGTTACAGCTATGAAAGTCATAACAGTATAAttgtaattatttattttagtttaaaatttatcTTGAAACTCCTTTCCTTTTGATGTGATCGACTACGTCGTTTTTTCTTATGTTTATCAGTGAGCTCGAGAGATTAGTGATGTATGCGTAATTTATCATGCACGTAActgatttattaaatttaaatcatgTGTTAGTCATTAGTATTAGAACTAATAATCCTTATACGTGTGCGGACGAGTTGAGCTTCCAAAAGTCCACTGATGTGACTTAAAATGATTAATCTAGGGCAACATTTTCTTTTGGTGTAACTGATTTGTTTATTTCCTATTgcttttgatattaaaaaaaCACAAATTTGCCATCCAAATTCTGTTGGAGAAGCAGAATTGTTGCTCCGTGATTGATCTGATCCTCGGGTTGAGGAAAATAAACCAAAATTAAGAAAGCGGCTCCCCGATGACGGCGCCACCGCCTCCCCCGCCCGTCGAAGATTTACCGCTCTCGTTCTGTGTCACCACCATGTCCGGAAACGACTCCAAGTGAGGTCAGAGCTAGAGGCGATGGCAGCCGCCCCCTCCAAAGTTTTTAATATAAAAGAGATAGGGGTATAGAAATAGTACATTTTGCTGTCCGGCCCGTTAGAAAATGAATTACAATACATGTAATTTTAtgttataattaattattaagcAATGATATATTCAa encodes the following:
- the LOC122041534 gene encoding 1-phosphatidylinositol-3-phosphate 5-kinase FAB1B-like isoform X2, which translates into the protein MKPEAGKGSGAEKGGRGGERHHCRKCGRIFCAKCTSNSVPINLYDSESFQEEGEFIRVCNFCFKQREDVTASRNEAEPPNPILTPSLSNASFDSTKSSGAGNSSLSTAVSYTYSGGAYQQVSSGPALSPSHSVQLENCFDKQDLLIGEGCMDSLVDKGDHSPTQFELSLNRSDDDEDDYGTCRWGSEEQTYVNSNEFYGPLEFNESGKTCGSQKAAEGNIGTHEITVLLPDNRNCQTHLSTDKVEEHCTVNNVECDTSSSIFGADATDAEPMDFESNKQLWLPPEPEDEEDEKEAVLFDEEEDDTAGEWRYMRSLNSFGSFEHRNRDRSIEEHKKAMKNVVEGHFRALVAQLLQVENLPISEEEDKKNWLDILTSLSWEAATLLKPDTSSGGGMDPGLYVKIKCLACGHRSDSMVVKGVVCKKNVANRRMLSRIEKARFLLLGGALEYQRVSNLFSSIDTLLQQEMDHLKMAIAKIDAHHPNVLLVEKSVSRFAQDYLLAKNISLVLNIKKPLLERIARCTGAEIVPSIDRLDRLSSSPKLGHCDIFHVEKFIEEHDSACQEGKKPIKTLMFFRGCPKPLGCTILLKGASGDELKKVKHVLQYGVFAAYHLALETSFLADEGASLPELPLKSPITVALPDKPSIINRSISTVPGFITSPADKSQSNNLVQTSGKSDSNLGAETGSALPLSSEYNISQTNLSLPNSNSTAVSRHDLLVDRGNQLNNMGEQRLTPFVSLSHPVPDPRYFFGHSACHSGEQNNTGFLRGNEPGCMEIHNETTLIHPSQTPNFHKSIGTLKDARGTNCDVQRDDLKTIKIQEDNVRNDDLITKEEFPPSPSDHQSILVSLSSRCVWKGTVCERSHLFRFKYYGSFDRPLGRYLRDHLFNQSYKCRTCEMPSEAHIYCYTHRQGSLTISVQKLEEFVLPGAHDGKIWMWHRCLRCPRANGLPPASPRVVMSDAAWGLSFGKFLELSFSNHAAASRVASCGHSLHRDCLRFYGYGEMVACFKYAPINVHSVYLPPSILDFNYQHQDWVQEEADKLSDIALDFFTQVQKTLHQLEEKMFDVGSHDGNIKVLEGILKKEKEEFEESIRTVSKQEETDVQPFVDILEINKLQRKLLFLSYVWDKRIKFAATACSKGLPIRNKEDLAPRVGRSFTKSDSSVSIASAESHNGSGSKDENDQCKQPSDREKLDLEHESAKVLSTSTSASDENDSLELNVGPCKVVSDGQFPVMDELSNTLDAKWIGDNGPTLVDSSKLNPEDLDETTHVISSSKNFEESCHIDSNSTASSNTSRAGPSGDHAEDASVCIMTSISDLYASFNKDIDGALGAYHPENIHIFKELLQKGWGSLFLPLGVNDTVIPIYDDEPTSVIAYALVCADYQSQISDEPEKLRDGRESPISFTTKDYGNSYIFQSFDDIPFESFKSFGSIDDSTLSISVSKGPLTVDPLASTKSMHVRVSFATRYSVTCYYARQFKALRRICCPSELDFIRSLSRCKKWGAQGGKSNVFFAKSLDDRFIIKQVTKTELESFIKFAPEYFKYLTESIRTGSPTCLAKILGIYQVVVKSSKGGKETKMDVLVMENLLYGRSVKWLYDLKGSSRSRYNADSSGNNKVLLDQNLIEAMPTSPIFVGNKAKRLLERAVWNDTAFLASVDVMDYSLLVGVDENKHELVLGIIDFMRQYTWDKHLETWVKASGILGGPKDASPTVISPKQYKKRFRKAMSAYFIVVPDQWSPPTIIPSQSQSDLGQDDQLAASPN
- the LOC122041534 gene encoding 1-phosphatidylinositol-3-phosphate 5-kinase FAB1B-like isoform X1 — encoded protein: MEPFGKRFPNLLKLAKSWITSKTEPDSISRAFWMPDDSCMVCYECDSQFTIFNRRHHCRKCGRIFCAKCTSNSVPINLYDSESFQEEGEFIRVCNFCFKQREDVTASRNEAEPPNPILTPSLSNASFDSTKSSGAGNSSLSTAVSYTYSGGAYQQVSSGPALSPSHSVQLENCFDKQDLLIGEGCMDSLVDKGDHSPTQFELSLNRSDDDEDDYGTCRWGSEEQTYVNSNEFYGPLEFNESGKTCGSQKAAEGNIGTHEITVLLPDNRNCQTHLSTDKVEEHCTVNNVECDTSSSIFGADATDAEPMDFESNKQLWLPPEPEDEEDEKEAVLFDEEEDDTAGEWRYMRSLNSFGSFEHRNRDRSIEEHKKAMKNVVEGHFRALVAQLLQVENLPISEEEDKKNWLDILTSLSWEAATLLKPDTSSGGGMDPGLYVKIKCLACGHRSDSMVVKGVVCKKNVANRRMLSRIEKARFLLLGGALEYQRVSNLFSSIDTLLQQEMDHLKMAIAKIDAHHPNVLLVEKSVSRFAQDYLLAKNISLVLNIKKPLLERIARCTGAEIVPSIDRLDRLSSSPKLGHCDIFHVEKFIEEHDSACQEGKKPIKTLMFFRGCPKPLGCTILLKGASGDELKKVKHVLQYGVFAAYHLALETSFLADEGASLPELPLKSPITVALPDKPSIINRSISTVPGFITSPADKSQSNNLVQTSGKSDSNLGAETGSALPLSSEYNISQTNLSLPNSNSTAVSRHDLLVDRGNQLNNMGEQRLTPFVSLSHPVPDPRYFFGHSACHSGEQNNTGFLRGNEPGCMEIHNETTLIHPSQTPNFHKSIGTLKDARGTNCDVQRDDLKTIKIQEDNVRNDDLITKEEFPPSPSDHQSILVSLSSRCVWKGTVCERSHLFRFKYYGSFDRPLGRYLRDHLFNQSYKCRTCEMPSEAHIYCYTHRQGSLTISVQKLEEFVLPGAHDGKIWMWHRCLRCPRANGLPPASPRVVMSDAAWGLSFGKFLELSFSNHAAASRVASCGHSLHRDCLRFYGYGEMVACFKYAPINVHSVYLPPSILDFNYQHQDWVQEEADKLSDIALDFFTQVQKTLHQLEEKMFDVGSHDGNIKVLEGILKKEKEEFEESIRTVSKQEETDVQPFVDILEINKLQRKLLFLSYVWDKRIKFAATACSKGLPIRNKEDLAPRVGRSFTKSDSSVSIASAESHNGSGSKDENDQCKQPSDREKLDLEHESAKVLSTSTSASDENDSLELNVGPCKVVSDGQFPVMDELSNTLDAKWIGDNGPTLVDSSKLNPEDLDETTHVISSSKNFEESCHIDSNSTASSNTSRAGPSGDHAEDASVCIMTSISDLYASFNKDIDGALGAYHPENIHIFKELLQKGWGSLFLPLGVNDTVIPIYDDEPTSVIAYALVCADYQSQISDEPEKLRDGRESPISFTTKDYGNSYIFQSFDDIPFESFKSFGSIDDSTLSISVSKGPLTVDPLASTKSMHVRVSFATRYSVTCYYARQFKALRRICCPSELDFIRSLSRCKKWGAQGGKSNVFFAKSLDDRFIIKQVTKTELESFIKFAPEYFKYLTESIRTGSPTCLAKILGIYQVVVKSSKGGKETKMDVLVMENLLYGRSVKWLYDLKGSSRSRYNADSSGNNKVLLDQNLIEAMPTSPIFVGNKAKRLLERAVWNDTAFLASVDVMDYSLLVGVDENKHELVLGIIDFMRQYTWDKHLETWVKASGILGGPKDASPTVISPKQYKKRFRKAMSAYFIVVPDQWSPPTIIPSQSQSDLGQDDQLAASPN